The Vicia villosa cultivar HV-30 ecotype Madison, WI linkage group LG1, Vvil1.0, whole genome shotgun sequence genome includes a region encoding these proteins:
- the LOC131645128 gene encoding large ribosomal subunit protein eL42, whose amino-acid sequence MVNVPKTKKTYCKNKECKKHTLHKVTQYKKGKDSIAAQGKRRYDRKQSGYGGQTKPVFHKKAKTTKKIVLRLQCQSCKHVSQHAIKRCKHFEIGGDKKGKGTSLF is encoded by the exons ATG GTTAATGTTCCGAAGACCAAGAAGACCTACTGCAAGAACAAGGAATGCAAGAAGCATACACTTCACAAGGTCACCCAATACAAGAAGGGTAAGGACAGTATCGCCGCTCAAGGAAAGCGTCGTTACGATCGGAAACAGTCCGGTTATGGTGGCCAGACTAAGCCTGTCTTCCACAAGAAG GCTAAAACCACTAAGAAGATTGTTCTGAGGTTGCAATGCCAGAGTTGCAAACATGTTTCTCAGCATGCCATTAAG AGGTGCAAGCACTTTGAGATTGGTGGAGACAAGAAGGGAAAAGGAACATCTCTCTTCTAG